Proteins encoded together in one Canis aureus isolate CA01 chromosome 21, VMU_Caureus_v.1.0, whole genome shotgun sequence window:
- the LOC144293347 gene encoding olfactory receptor 8J3-like: protein MAPGNFTQITEFVLVGVSDRPDLQMPLFFVFLVIYGLTVAGNLGIITLTSVDSQLQTPMYFFLRHLAIINLGDSTVISPKMLFNFLVKEKTTLYYECATQLGGFLVFIVAEVFTLAVMAYDRYVAICNPLLYMVVVSPQICLFLVSLTYLYSFSTALVVSSCIFSLSYCSSNVINHFFCDIVPLLTLSCSDTYLPETIVFISAATNLVLSLIIVLVSYFNIVLSILRMHSSEGRKKAFSTCASHMMAVTVFYGTLLFMYLQPQTNYSLDTDKIASVFYTLVIPMLNPMIYSLRNKDVKAALQRFLKNSC, encoded by the coding sequence ATGGCTCCTGGAAATTTCACACAGATCACTGAGTTTGTTCTCGTGGGAGTCTCAGACCGCCCAGACCTCCAGATGCCACTCTTCTTTGTTTTCCTGGTGATCTATGGGCTCACGGTGGCAGGGAACCTGGGCATCATCACCCTCACCAGTGTTGACTCGCAGCTTCAAacgcccatgtacttcttcctcaggCACTTGGCTATCATCAATCTTGGCGATTCTACTGTCATTTCCCCTAAGATGCTCTTCAATTTTTTAGTAAAAGAGAAAACCACTTTGTACTATGAATGTGCCACCCAGCTGGGAGGATTCTTGGTTTTCATTGTAGCTGAGGTATTCACCTTAGctgtgatggcctatgaccgctatgtggccatttGCAACCCCCTGCTCTACATGGTGGTGGTATCTCCACAGATTTGCCTTTTCTTGGTGTCCCTCACATACCTCTACAGTTTTTCCACAGCACTTGTAGTttcatcttgtatattttctctgtcttattgCTCTTCCAATGTAATCAATCATTTTTTCTGTGATATTGTCCCTCTGTTAACATTGTCCTGCTCAGATACTTACCTTCCAGAGACAATAGTATTTATATCTGCAGCTACAAATTTGGTTTTATCCTTGATTATAGTTCTAGTATCCTATTTCAACATTGTTTTGTCCATTCTAAGGATGCATtcatcagaaggaaggaaaaaagcctTTTCCACATGTGCTTCACATATGATGGCAGTCACAGTTTTCTACGGAACACTACTATTCATGTATTTGCAGCCTCAAACTAACTACTCATTGGATACTGATAAAATTGCTTCTGTATTTTATACCCTGGTGATCCCCATGTTGAATCCCATGATCTACAGCCTGCGGAATAAGGATGTGAAGGCTGCCTTACAGAGATTTCTGAAAAACTCATGCTGA
- the LOC144293174 gene encoding olfactory receptor 8U9-like: MAQINCTHVQEFILMGLTDRKELKMPFFVVFLSIYFLTVVGNLGLILVIRTDSRLTNTPMYFFLSNLAFVDFCYASVITPKMLGNFLYKQNVISFNACAAQLGCFLTFMVSECLLLASMAYDRYVAICNPLLYMVVMSPGIRIQLVAVPYSYSFLMALFHTILTFRLSYCHSNIINHFYCDDMPLLRLTCSDTHSKQLWILACAGITFISSVLIVFVSYMYIISAILRMRSAEGRRKAFSTCGSHMLAVTIFYGTLIFMYLQPSSNHSLDTDKMASVFYTVIIPMLNPLIYSLRNKDVKNALKKAILNRNQALCL, encoded by the coding sequence ATGGCTCAGATAAATTGTACCCACGTACAGGAGTTTATTCTCATGGGCCTCACAGATCGAAAGGAGTTGAAGATGCCCTTCTTTGTGGTTTTCTTGTCTATCTACTTCTTGACAGTAGTAGGCAATCTAGGTTTGATCCTAGTCATTAGAACAGATTCAAGACTTACTAACACACCGATGTACTTCTTTCTTAGCAACCTAGCTTTTGTTGATTTCTGTTATGCTTCTGTCATTACACCCAAAATGCTTGGCAATTTCTTGTACAAACAAAATGTTATCTCCTTCAATGCATGTGCTGCTCAATTAGGCTGTTTCCTCACTTTCATGGTATCTGAGTGCTTGCTACTGGCATCCATGGCCTATGACCGATATGTGGCCATTTGTAACCCTCTCCTCTACATGGTTGTAATGTCCCCAGGAATCCGCATTCAGCTTGTAGCTGTTCCCTACAGCTATAGCTTTCTTATGGCACTATTCCATACCATCCTCACTTTTCGCCTCTCCTATTGTCATTCCAATATCATCAATCATTTCTATTGTGATGACATGCCTCTCCTTAGGCTAACCTGTTCAGACACTCACTCCAAACAGCTGTGGATCTTGGCCTGTGCTGGGATCACATTCATTTCCTCTGTTCTGATTGTCTTCGTCTCCTATATGTACATTATTTCTGCCATCCTGAGGATGCGCTCAGCTGAGGGCAGGCGCAAGGCTTTCTCCACATGTGGCTCTCACATGCTGGCAGTCACCATCTTCTATGGGACCCTCATCTTTATGTACTTACAGCCGAGCTCAAACCATTCCCTAGACACAGACAAAATGGCCTCAGTCTTCTACACAGTGATCATTCCCATGTTGAACCCCTTGATCTACAGCCTCAggaataaagatgtaaaaaatgCCCTGAAAAAAGCCATCCTCAATAGAAACCAAGCTTTGTGTTTATGA
- the LOC144293348 gene encoding olfactory receptor 8U9, with product MTYMAQRNCTQVTEFILVGLTDRQELKMPLFVVFLSIYLFTVVGNLGLILVIRTDSRLNTPMYFFLSNLAFVDFCYASVITPKMLGNFLYKQNVISFNACAAQLGCFLAFMTAECLLLASMAYDRYVAICNPLLYMVVMSPGICIQLVAVPYSYSFLVALFHTILTFRLSYCHSNIINHFYCDDMPLLRLTCSDTHSKQLWIFACAGIMFISSLLIVFVSYTYIISAILRMRSAEGRRKAFSTCGSHMLAVTIFYGTLIFMYLQPSSNHSLDTDKMASVFYTVIIPMLNPLIYSLRNKEVKDALKKVIISRNQAFMFMKLKK from the exons ATGACCT ACATGGCCCAGAGAAACTGCACCCAAGTGACAGAATTTATTCTCGTGGGCCTCACAGATCGTCAGGAGTTGAAGATGCCCCTCTTTGTGGTTTTCTTATCTATCTACCTCTTCACAGTAGTAGGTAACCTGGGTTTGATCCTAGTCATTAGAACAGACTCAAGACTCAACACACCAATGTACTTCTTTCTCAGCAACCTAGCTTTTGTCGATTTCTGTTATGCTTCTGTCATTACACCCAAAATGCTTGGCAATTTCTTGTACAAACAAAATGTTATCTCCTTCAATGCATGTGCTGCTCAATTAGGCTGTTTCCTGGCCTTCATGACTGCTGAGTGCTTGCTACTGGCATCCATGGCCTATGACCGATATGTGGCCATTTGTAACCCTCTCCTCTACATGGTTGTAATGTCCCCAGGAATCTGCATTCAGCTTGTAGCTGTTCCCTACAGCTATAGCTTCCTGGTTGCACTATTTCATACCATCCTCACTTTTCGCCTCTCCTATTGTCATTCCAATATCATCAATCATTTCTATTGTGATGACATGCCTCTCCTTAGGCTAACCTGTTCAGACACTCACTCCAAACAGCTGTGGATCTTTGCCTGTGCTGGGATCAtgttcatttcttcccttttgaTTGTCTTCGTCTCCTATACATACATTATTTCTGCCATCCTGAGGATGCGCTCAGCCGAGGGCAGGCGCAAGGCTTTCTCCACATGTGGCTCTCACATGCTGGCAGTCACCATCTTCTATGGGACCCTCATCTTTATGTACTTACAGCCGAGCTCAAACCATTCCCTAGACACAGACAAAATGGCCTCAGTCTTCTACACAGTGATCATTCCCATGTTGAACCCTCTTATCTACAGCCTCAGGAATAAGGAGGTGAAAGATGCCTTGAAGAAAGTTATCATCAGTAGAAACCAGGCTTTTATGTTCATGAAATTAAAGAAGTGA
- the LOC144293349 gene encoding olfactory receptor 5AL1-like, translated as MAKGNHSAVTEFILLGLTDNPELQAVLFCVFLLIYLVTVLGNLGLIVLIQISPQLHTPMYFFLCHLAFVDFYGTSAITPNTLVNSLREIKSMPFYACATQVCCFITFSVWELLMLSVMAYDRYVAICSPLLYIILMSKKLCIQLVTSSYIYGFTVGLIQTMVTFHMSFCDSNVVNQFYCDDVPLIALACSDTQVKELMLLIIAGFNVFCSLIIVLISYGFIVFAILKIHSAAGRQKAFSTCASHLFSITMYYGTLSFMYLRPKSSHSLDKDKFASVFYAVVIPMLNPLIYSLRNQEVKNAFKKIFEKVYSSNQ; from the coding sequence ATGGCAAAAGGCAATCACTCAGCAGTCACTGAGTTTATTCTCTTGGGCCTCACAGATAATCCGGAGCTTCAGGCCGTTCTTTTCTGTGTATTCCTATTGATATACTTAGTTACTGTCTTGGGTAATCTTGGTTTGATTGTGCTCATCCAAATCAGTCCTCAACTTCACACCcccatgtattttttcctctgtcatctggcttttgttgatttttatggtACCTCTGCCATCACTCCAAACACACTGGTGAACTCTCTACGTGAAATTAAAAGTATGCCATTTTATGCATGTGCCACTCAAGTATGTTGCTTTATCACATTTTCAGTTTGGGAATTACTAATGCTCTCTGTCATGGCCTATGACCGGTATGTGGCCATCTGTAGCCCTCTACTCTACATCATTCTCATGTCCAAGAAACTCTGCATCCAGTTGGTCACTAGTTCTTATATTTATGGATTCACTGTGGGGCTCATACAAACAATGGTTACATTCCACATGTCTTTCTGTGATTCCAATGTGGTCAACCAGTTCTACTGTGATGATGTTCCCTTGATTGCTCTGGCCTGCTCTGACACTCAAGTCAAAGAATTGATGTTGCTCATCATTGCTGGGTTCAATGTCTTCTGCTCTCTTATCATTGTTCTTATATCCTATGGGTTCATTGTCTTTGCCATCTTAAAGATCCATTCTGCTGCAGGAAGACAAAAAGCCTTTTCCACCTGTGCTTCTCACCTGTTTTCTATTACTATGTATTATGGGACCCTCAGTTTTATGTACCTGCGCCCCAAGTCAAGCCACTCACTGGATAAAGACAAATTTGCCTCAGTATTCTATGCAGTGGTGATTCCCATGCTAAACCCGTTAATTTACAGCTTGAGGAATCAGGAGGTAAAAAATGCcttcaagaaaatatttgaaaaggtaTATTCTAGTAATCAATAA